One Mangifera indica cultivar Alphonso chromosome 4, CATAS_Mindica_2.1, whole genome shotgun sequence genomic region harbors:
- the LOC123214654 gene encoding alpha-L-fucosidase 2-like, translated as MMDSESVTTKPLKITFNEPAKYFTDAIPIGNGRLGAMVWGGVMSETLQLNEDTLWTGIPGNYSNPEAPEALSKVRRLVDIGEYAAATSESVNLLGHPTEVYQLLGDIKIEFDDSHLSYIEDTYHRELDLNTATALVKYSVGNVEFTREHFSSYPDQVVVTKISGSEVGSLSFTVSLDSKFDHNSYVNGKNQIIMEGHCPGKRIPPTVETNDEPKGIQFSAVLDIQLSDGSGIIHALANKKLKVEGSDWAIILLVASSSFDGPFTKPSDSKKDPTSECLSALKSIKNVSYSDLYARHLDDYQNLFHRVSIQLSKSLKRNDDAVSTAERVKSFQYNEDPSLVELLFQFGRYLLISSSRPGTQVANLQGIWNEDLQPKWDSAPHVNINLEMNYWLSLPCNLSECQEPLFDFLTSLSINGTKTAKVNYAASGWVAHHKSDIWAKTSANLSKAVSAMWQMGGAWLCTHLWEHYNYTMDKDFLRSKAYPLLEGCVLFLLDWLIEGNDGYLETNPSTSPEHNFIAPDGNIACVSYSSTMDMAIIREVFSAFISATKVLGRSDDTLLAKVRKALPRLRPTKIAEDGSIMEWAQDFKDPEVHHRHLSHLFGLFPGHTITIEGNPGLCKAAEKTLQKRGEEGPGWSMAWKTALWARLHNSEHAYRMVKLLINLVDPDHPIAFHGGLYNNLFAAHPPFQIDANFGITAAVAEMLMQSTLNDLYLLPAIPLDKWENGCVKGLKARGGMTVNINWKDSDLHEVHLWSKDQDSLKNLHYRGTRVTVNISSSRIYTFNRQLQCICTSSLPEVI; from the exons ATGATGGACTCTGAGTCTGTGACAACTAAACCTTTAAAGATTACATTCAATGAACCCGCCAAGTATTTCACCGACGCAATTCCGATCGGTAATGGTCGCCTTGGAGCCATGGTATGGGGCGGTGTGATGTCTGAAACTCTCCAGCTCAAtg AGGACACGCTCTGGACTGGGATTCCGGGGAACTATAGTAACCCTGAAGCTCCAGAGGCACTGTCTAAGGTCAGGCGTCTTGTTGACATCGGTGAATATGCTGCAGCTACTTCTGAATCAGTCAACTTACTTGGACATCCTACAGAA GTTTACCAACTTCTTGGTGatattaaaatagaatttgatGATTCTCATCTTTCATATATTGAAGATACTTATCATAGAGAGCTAGACTTGAATACTGCAACTGCACTAGTGAAATATTCTGTGGGAAATGTAGAATTCACAAGAGAGCATTTTTCTTCATATCCAGACCAAGTGGTTGTGACAAAGATTTCTGGAAGCGAGGTCGGGTCTTTGTCCTTTACAGTATCTCTGGATAGCAAGTTTGATCATAATTCCTATGTGAATGGAAAAAATCAGATTATAATGGAAGGACATTGCCCTGGAAAGAGAATACCACCAACAGTGGAGACAAATGATGAACCCAAGGGAATTCAGTTTTCTGCAGTTCTTGATATACAACTTAGTGATGGAAGTGGCATCATACATGCTCTAGCAAACAAGAAGTTGAAAGTTGAAGGTTCAGATTGGGCAATTATTCTTCTAGTGGCTTCATCCTCATTTGATGGACCATTCACAAAGCCTTCAGATTCTAAAAAGGATCCTACTTCAGAGTGTCTTAGTgcattaaaatcaattaaaaatgtgTCATATTCAGACCTTTATGCTCGACATTTGGATGACTATCAGAACCTTTTTCACCGTGTCTCAATACAGCTTTCAAAAAGCTTAAAAAGAAATGATGATGCAGTTTCAACTGCAGAGAGGGTGAAATCTTTTCAATACAACGAGGATCCATCTTTGGTGGAGCTTCTATTCCAATTTGGTCGATATTTGCTTATTTCTAGTTCACGGCCGGGAACTCAGGTGGCCAACCTGCAGGGAATATGGAATGAAGATCTGCAGCCAAAGTGGGA TTCTGCTCCTCATGTAAACATCAATCTTGAAATGAACTATTGGTTGTCATTGCCTTGCAACCTTAGTGAGTGCCAGGAGCCTTTATTTGATTTCCTTACCTCTCTGTCCATCAATGGAACTAAAACTGCAAAA gTGAACTATGCAGCAAGTGGCTGGGTAGCCCATCACAAGTCTGATATATGGGCAAAAACATCAGCCAATCTAAGTAAAGCTGTATCGGCTATGTGGCAGATGGGTGGAGCATGGCTTTGTACACATCTGTGGGAGCACTACAATTATACAATGGACAAA GATTTTCTTAGAAGTAAGGCGTATCCTTTGTTGGAAGGATGTGTATTATTTCTGTTGGATTGGTTGATTGAAGGTAATGATGGCTATCTTGAAACCAACCCCTCAACTTCACCtgaacataattttattgctccTGATGGTAACATAGCCTGCGTGAGCTACTCATCAACCATGGATATGGCTATTATCAGAGAAGTTTTTTCTGCTTTTATTTCTGCCACCAAG GTTTTGGGACGAAGTGATGATACTCTTCTTGCGAAAGTGAGAAAGGCTCTACCAAGGCTTCGTCCAACAAAAATTGCAGAAGATGGATCAATCATGGAATGG GCACAAGATTTTAAGGATCCAGAGGTGCATCATCGACATCTTTCTCACCTATTTGGCCTGTTTCCAGGGCACACAATAACCATTGAAGGAAATCCAGGCCTTTGTAAAGCTGCAGAAAAGACCCTTCAGAAACGAG GAGAGGAGGGCCCTGGATGGTCAATGGCATGGAAAACTGCTCTTTGGGCACGTCTCCATAACAGTGAACATGCATATCGGATGGTCAAGCTTCTGATTAACTTGGTAGATCCAGATCATCCGATAGCTTTTCATGGTGGTCTATATAATAACTTATTTGCAGCTCATCCTCCTTTCCAAATTGATGCCAACTTTGG TATTACAGCAGCAGTTGCAGAAATGCTTATGCAGAGTACCCTGAACGACTTGTATTTACTTCCAGCCATACCTCTGGATAAATGGGAGAACGGATGTGTTAAAGGATTGAAAGCACGAGGCGGAATGACCGTAAATATCAACTGGAAAGACAGTGATCTTCATGAAGTACATCTCTGGTCGAAGGATCAAGATTCTCTCAAAAATTTGCATTATCGGGGAACTAGAGTCACCGTGAATATATCATCCAGCAGAATATACACATTCAACAGACAATTACAGTGTATCTGCACAAGCTCACTACCAGAAGTAATCTAG
- the LOC123214653 gene encoding uncharacterized protein LOC123214653 isoform X1 codes for MAWRSAGSLSRSLSRVSSLRSPPPMPRLRPPQAASRPQARRFSFANSRNFAELGCTISFLPLHGVVPAARLTSHLSINARAFSELSHGTFRRSCQDR; via the exons ATGGCTTGGCGAAGTGCAGGATCACTGTCGCGGTCTCTTTCCAGGGTTTCTTCCCTCCGTTCGCCGCCGCCGATGCCCCGTCTCCGACCGCCTCAAGCTGCCTCTCGTCCCCAGGCACGCCGCTTCTCCTTTGCTAATTCGAG GAATTTTGCGGAACTGGGTTGCACAATTTCATTTTTGCCTTTGCATGGTGTGGTGCCTGCAGCCCGCCTCACATCCCACCTGTCTATCAATGCGCGGGCTTTTTCTGAGCTGTCTCATGGTACCTTCCGTCGTTCTTGTCAGGATCGCTAG
- the LOC123214653 gene encoding uncharacterized protein LOC123214653 isoform X2 has product MAWRSAGSLSRSLSRVSSLRSPPPMPRLRPPQAASRPQARRFSFANSRNFAELGCTISFLPLHGVVPAARLTSHLSINARAFSELSHGRNGKDG; this is encoded by the exons ATGGCTTGGCGAAGTGCAGGATCACTGTCGCGGTCTCTTTCCAGGGTTTCTTCCCTCCGTTCGCCGCCGCCGATGCCCCGTCTCCGACCGCCTCAAGCTGCCTCTCGTCCCCAGGCACGCCGCTTCTCCTTTGCTAATTCGAG GAATTTTGCGGAACTGGGTTGCACAATTTCATTTTTGCCTTTGCATGGTGTGGTGCCTGCAGCCCGCCTCACATCCCACCTGTCTATCAATGCGCGGGCTTTTTCTGAGCTGTCTCATG GAAGGAATGGAAAAGATGGGTGA
- the LOC123214653 gene encoding uncharacterized protein LOC123214653 isoform X3: MAWRSAGSLSRSLSRVSSLRSPPPMPRLRPPQAASRPQARRFSFANSRNFAELGCTISFLPLHGVVPAARLTSHLSINARAFSELSHVT, encoded by the exons ATGGCTTGGCGAAGTGCAGGATCACTGTCGCGGTCTCTTTCCAGGGTTTCTTCCCTCCGTTCGCCGCCGCCGATGCCCCGTCTCCGACCGCCTCAAGCTGCCTCTCGTCCCCAGGCACGCCGCTTCTCCTTTGCTAATTCGAG GAATTTTGCGGAACTGGGTTGCACAATTTCATTTTTGCCTTTGCATGGTGTGGTGCCTGCAGCCCGCCTCACATCCCACCTGTCTATCAATGCGCGGGCTTTTTCTGAGCTGTCTCATG TAACTTGA
- the LOC123212806 gene encoding G2/mitotic-specific cyclin C13-1-like isoform X2 — MTNTEHNLTSVMGDLNNDQEHNMLSASRKRVVLGEITNFSNTVSAQSQTSDVNNTHSPKRPLKKKHRKDIPSQLTSRNRNNRLKKENDQDIGESSSASQKCGYSSSIYEHLRSLEIEDKRRPFHNYMEKIQTDISVKMREVLVDWLVEVAEEYRLVSDTLYLAVAYVDRFLSYRVLTRNKLQLLGVCCMLIASKYEEISPPHVEDFCYVTDNTYTKEEVVDMEEEVLKYLNFEVSTPTTKSFLRVLMRTTQQNCKKPDLRFEFLCCYLAELSLLDYSCLRYLPSLIAASAIFLSRFTIQPEIHPWNLALQCVSGYKPTDLKECVLVIHDLHLNRREKPLPAVREKYMQHKFKCVAMLSSPAEVPAHYFEAIEE, encoded by the exons ATGACAAATACAGAACACAACTTAACATCAGTCATGGGAGATCTCAATAATGATCAGGAGCACAACATGCTCTCTGCTTCCAGAAAGCGAGTGGTGCTGGGTGAAATTACCAACTTCTCCAATACTGTATCCGCACAGTCTCAGACCTCCGATGTTAACAATACTCACAGCCCTAAACGaccattaaaaaagaaacacaGGAAAGATATCCCATCCCAGTTGACGAGTCGGAATCGTAATAATAGATTGAAGAAGGAAAATGATCAGGACATTGGTGAGAGTTCGAGTGCATCCCAGAAATGTGGTTATTCTTCTTCTATCTATGAGCATCTTCGATCCTTGGAG ATTGAGGACAAGAGGAGGCCATTCCACAATTATATGGAAAAAATTCAGACTGATATTTCGGTGAAAATGCGAGAAGTTCTAGTGGATTGGTTGGTTGAAGTTGCAGAAGAATATAGGCTTGTATCTGACACACTTTATCTTGCTGTAGCATATGTTGACAGATTCCTCTCTTACCGAGTTCTCACCAGGAACAAACTACAGCTTCTTGGAGTTTGTTGCATGCTTATTGCTTC GAAGTATGAAGAGATCAGTCCTCCACATGTTGAAGACTTTTGCTATGTAACAGATAATACCTACACAAAGGAAGAG GTGGTTGATATGGAGGAAGAAGTACTCAAATATCTGAACTTTGAAGTGAGTACTCCCACAACGAAGAGTTTTCTTAG AGTATTGATGAGGACTACTCAACAGAATTGCAAA AAGCCAGATTTACGATTTGAATTCTTGTGCTGTTATCTTGCGGAGCTAAGTTTGTTAGATTATAGTTGTCTGCGATACTTGCCTTCATTAATTGCTGCATCAGCtatttttctttcaagattCACAATCCAACCAGAGATACatccttgg AACTTGGCATTGCAATGCGTTTCTGGTTATAAACCAACCGACTTGAAGGAATGTGTCCTTGTCATTCATGACTTGCATTTGAATAGAAGGGAAAAGCCTCTGCCAGCAGTGAGAGAGAAATACATGCAGCACAAG TTTAAGTGTGTAGCAATGCTATCTTCCCCCGCTGAAGTGCCTGCGCATTATTTTGAGGCCATAGAAGAGTAa
- the LOC123212806 gene encoding cyclin-A3-2-like isoform X3: MTNTEHNLTSVMGDLNNDQEHNMLSASRKRVVLGEITNFSNTVSAQSQTSDVNNTHSPKRPLKKKHRKDIPSQLTSRNRNNRLKKENDQDIGESSSASQKCGYSSSIYEHLRSLEIEDKRRPFHNYMEKIQTDISVKMREVLVDWLVEVAEEYRLVSDTLYLAVAYVDRFLSYRVLTRNKLQLLGVCCMLIASKYEEISPPHVEDFCYVTDNTYTKEEVVDMEEEVLKYLNFEVSTPTTKSFLRVLMRTTQQNCKKPDLRFEFLCCYLAELSLLDYSCLRYLPSLIAASAIFLSRFTIQPEIHPWFKCVAMLSSPAEVPAHYFEAIEE, translated from the exons ATGACAAATACAGAACACAACTTAACATCAGTCATGGGAGATCTCAATAATGATCAGGAGCACAACATGCTCTCTGCTTCCAGAAAGCGAGTGGTGCTGGGTGAAATTACCAACTTCTCCAATACTGTATCCGCACAGTCTCAGACCTCCGATGTTAACAATACTCACAGCCCTAAACGaccattaaaaaagaaacacaGGAAAGATATCCCATCCCAGTTGACGAGTCGGAATCGTAATAATAGATTGAAGAAGGAAAATGATCAGGACATTGGTGAGAGTTCGAGTGCATCCCAGAAATGTGGTTATTCTTCTTCTATCTATGAGCATCTTCGATCCTTGGAG ATTGAGGACAAGAGGAGGCCATTCCACAATTATATGGAAAAAATTCAGACTGATATTTCGGTGAAAATGCGAGAAGTTCTAGTGGATTGGTTGGTTGAAGTTGCAGAAGAATATAGGCTTGTATCTGACACACTTTATCTTGCTGTAGCATATGTTGACAGATTCCTCTCTTACCGAGTTCTCACCAGGAACAAACTACAGCTTCTTGGAGTTTGTTGCATGCTTATTGCTTC GAAGTATGAAGAGATCAGTCCTCCACATGTTGAAGACTTTTGCTATGTAACAGATAATACCTACACAAAGGAAGAG GTGGTTGATATGGAGGAAGAAGTACTCAAATATCTGAACTTTGAAGTGAGTACTCCCACAACGAAGAGTTTTCTTAG AGTATTGATGAGGACTACTCAACAGAATTGCAAA AAGCCAGATTTACGATTTGAATTCTTGTGCTGTTATCTTGCGGAGCTAAGTTTGTTAGATTATAGTTGTCTGCGATACTTGCCTTCATTAATTGCTGCATCAGCtatttttctttcaagattCACAATCCAACCAGAGATACatccttgg TTTAAGTGTGTAGCAATGCTATCTTCCCCCGCTGAAGTGCCTGCGCATTATTTTGAGGCCATAGAAGAGTAa
- the LOC123212806 gene encoding G2/mitotic-specific cyclin C13-1-like isoform X1 yields the protein MTNTEHNLTSVMGDLNNDQEHNMLSASRKRVVLGEITNFSNTVSAQSQTSDVNNTHSPKRPLKKKHRKDIPSQLTSRNRNNRLKKENDQDIGESSSASQKCGYSSSIYEHLRSLEIEDKRRPFHNYMEKIQTDISVKMREVLVDWLVEVAEEYRLVSDTLYLAVAYVDRFLSYRVLTRNKLQLLGVCCMLIASKYEEISPPHVEDFCYVTDNTYTKEEVVDMEEEVLKYLNFEVSTPTTKSFLRVLMRTTQQNCKKPDLRFEFLCCYLAELSLLDYSCLRYLPSLIAASAIFLSRFTIQPEIHPWQNLALQCVSGYKPTDLKECVLVIHDLHLNRREKPLPAVREKYMQHKFKCVAMLSSPAEVPAHYFEAIEE from the exons ATGACAAATACAGAACACAACTTAACATCAGTCATGGGAGATCTCAATAATGATCAGGAGCACAACATGCTCTCTGCTTCCAGAAAGCGAGTGGTGCTGGGTGAAATTACCAACTTCTCCAATACTGTATCCGCACAGTCTCAGACCTCCGATGTTAACAATACTCACAGCCCTAAACGaccattaaaaaagaaacacaGGAAAGATATCCCATCCCAGTTGACGAGTCGGAATCGTAATAATAGATTGAAGAAGGAAAATGATCAGGACATTGGTGAGAGTTCGAGTGCATCCCAGAAATGTGGTTATTCTTCTTCTATCTATGAGCATCTTCGATCCTTGGAG ATTGAGGACAAGAGGAGGCCATTCCACAATTATATGGAAAAAATTCAGACTGATATTTCGGTGAAAATGCGAGAAGTTCTAGTGGATTGGTTGGTTGAAGTTGCAGAAGAATATAGGCTTGTATCTGACACACTTTATCTTGCTGTAGCATATGTTGACAGATTCCTCTCTTACCGAGTTCTCACCAGGAACAAACTACAGCTTCTTGGAGTTTGTTGCATGCTTATTGCTTC GAAGTATGAAGAGATCAGTCCTCCACATGTTGAAGACTTTTGCTATGTAACAGATAATACCTACACAAAGGAAGAG GTGGTTGATATGGAGGAAGAAGTACTCAAATATCTGAACTTTGAAGTGAGTACTCCCACAACGAAGAGTTTTCTTAG AGTATTGATGAGGACTACTCAACAGAATTGCAAA AAGCCAGATTTACGATTTGAATTCTTGTGCTGTTATCTTGCGGAGCTAAGTTTGTTAGATTATAGTTGTCTGCGATACTTGCCTTCATTAATTGCTGCATCAGCtatttttctttcaagattCACAATCCAACCAGAGATACatccttgg CAGAACTTGGCATTGCAATGCGTTTCTGGTTATAAACCAACCGACTTGAAGGAATGTGTCCTTGTCATTCATGACTTGCATTTGAATAGAAGGGAAAAGCCTCTGCCAGCAGTGAGAGAGAAATACATGCAGCACAAG TTTAAGTGTGTAGCAATGCTATCTTCCCCCGCTGAAGTGCCTGCGCATTATTTTGAGGCCATAGAAGAGTAa